TCGATGATGGCGCACAGGTTGTCGAGCCCATAGTGGCCGGCCTTGTCGAACGCCTCCCACACGGAGCCCTCCGCCGTCTCGCTGTCGCCCATGAGCACGTAGGTGCGGAAGGGCAGCCCGTCCATCCTCGCGCCAAGGGCCATGCCCACGCCCACGGCCAGGCCCTGCCCGAGCGAGCCGGTGGCCACGTCCACGAGCGGCAGCACGTGCGGGTTCGGGTGCCCCTCCAGCCGGCTGCCGAACTTGCGCAGGCTGAGCAATTCCCGGTCGTCGATGGCGCCCGCCGCCTTGAAGGCGGAGTAGAGGACCGGACAGGCGTGGCCCTTGGAGAGCACGAAGCGGTCGTTGTTGGGGGCCTTCGGCTGTTGGAAGTCGAAGCGCAGGTACTTCTGGAACAGCACGGCCATGATGTCCGCCGCGGACATGGACGAACTGGGGTGGCCCGAGCCCGCCGCCGTGGTGCAGCGGATGCTGTCGATGCGCAGCTGCGCCGCGAGGTCCGCCAAGGTGTCCGCCATCGTTTCGCTCCCGGGTTGGGGGGCCAGGGGTGTGCCCCCGCTACTGTGTTGACTGCCCCGGCCTGCGAGAAGCGTTGCCCCCCGCCGGCCCTGTTCGCAGGCAGAATCCGCGAGTGCCTGCCCGCCCGGCCGGACGTGGGCGCCAGGGCATGCGCAAATTGAAGAAACGCCATCCGGGAGCCTCGTGCCCCCGCCGGGAGAATCCATGAATCCGCTGCGACAGCTCGCCGAGTTCGGCCAATCCGTCTGGGTGGACAACCTCCAGCGCAGCTACATCACCAAGGGCACGCTGAAGAAGCTCATCGAGGAGGACGGGCTCAAGGGGCTCACCTCCAACCCGACCATCTTCCAGAAGGCCGTGTCGGGCAGCGACGACTACCAGGACCTCTTCGACGCGGCGAAGGGCCAGGGCCTCTCCGGCAACGACCTCTACGAGCAGCTCGCCGTGCGCGACGTGCAGGGCGCCGCGGACCTCCTCAAGCCGGTGTACGACGCGACGAAGGGCCAGGACGGCTACGCGTCCCTGGAGGTGTCCCCGCGCCTGGCGCTGGACACGAACGGCACGCTGGAGGAGGCGCGGCGGCTGTGGAAGACGCTGTCGCGGCCCAACGTGATGATCAAGGTCCCGGGCACGCTGCCGGGCCTGCCGGCCTTCGAGCAGCTCACCGCCGAGGGCATCAACGTCAACGTGACGCTGCTCTTCAGCCAGGAGCGCTACAAGCAGATCGCCGAGGCCTACGTCTCCGGCCTGGAGAAGCTCGCCGCGTCCGGCGGGGACGTGAGCCGCGTGGCGAGCGTGGCGTCGTTCTTCATCAGCCGCATCGACGCCATCGTGGACAAGGAGATTGAAAAGAAGCTGAAGGCGGGCGCCACGCCGGAGCAGCAGAAGGCGCTGGAGGGGCTGAGCGGCAAGGTGGCCATCGCCAACGCGAAGCTCGCCTACCGCACCTTCAAGGAGGTCTTCGGTAGCGCGCGCTGGAAGGCGCTCGCGGCGAAGGGCGCCAAGGTGCAGCGCGTGCTCTGGGCGAGCACCAGCACCAAGAGCCCGAAGCTGCGCGACGTGCTCTACGTGGAGGAGCTCATCGGCCGCGACACGGTGAACACCATGCCGCCCGCCACCATCGACGCGTTCCGGGACCACGGCAAGGTGCGCCCCAGCCTGGAGGAGGACCTGCCGGCGGCGGAGGCGACGATGCGCCAGCTGGAGGCGGCCGGCATCTCCATGAAGACCGTCACGGACGAGCTGGCCACCGACGGCATCCGCCTGTTCTCCGAGTCCTTCGACCAGCTGCTCTCCGCGGTGGGAGAGAAGCTCAAGAAGACCTAGCGCGGAAGGCCCGGCCCCGGAGGCGGGTGGAGACACTCCCACCTCCTCCCGGGACGCATTGGAAGGCAATGCCTTGCACCCCACCCTTCCGGCCGTTTCGAGCCGGAAGGAGCAAGCATGCGTGTCAGCAATTGGGGGGCCCTGCTCGGGCTGGGGCTGGCGATGGCGGGGTGTGGGGCTGTCCCGGAGGAGGACGCCGCCCTCCCCGCCGCGGTCGTGGAGGACGCGCGGCAGGTGGAGGCGCAGGCGTGTCCCCCCGGCGTGGCGGCGCGGGTGAAGGTCGTCATCCCTCCCACCGCCGGCATCAGCAGCGAGGTGACGTCGCTCGCGGACGTGCAGGGCACGCTCTACCTCACCACCAACCTCACCGACGGCAGCGCGACGCTGTGGCGCAGCAACGGCACGGACGCGGGCACGGTCCCGGTGCGGGAGTTCCCGGCGGTGCCGCTGGGCATCCCCCGCATTGGGAACCTGGTCGCGGTGGGCAGCCAGGTCTTCTTCCTGCTCAACAACCTGGACACCGGCACGGAGCTCTGGGTCAGCGACGGGACGACCGCCGGCACCCACCTGGTGAGGGACCTCACGCCGGGACCCACTGGCTCCGCGCTGCTCCACCTCACGGAGGTGGGCGGCCGGCTGGTGTTCTTCCGGCAGACGCAGCCGACGCCGACGGAGCCCTCTCGCACGGAGCTGTGGCGCTCGGACGGGACGGCCCCGGGCACGGTGCGGGTGAGGGACTTCGGGGCGAACTCGGGGCTGAGCTTCAGCACGTTGAAGGTCGGCGACAGGCTGCTCTTCTTCTTCGGGCAGAGCACAGGGACCACGCTGTGGCGCACCGACGGCACGACGGGGGGCACGGTGTCCGTGAGGCGGCTGGACGCGGGCCTCACCTTCATCCTCGACGTGGGCTACTCGGGAGCGCAGGGGCTGTTCCTGCTGATGGACGGCCCGAACTACGAGGTATGGCGGACGAATGGCACGGAAGCCGGCACCGCCCGGCTGGACTCCTTCGGCCGGTACACGCGGCTGCTCGGGGCGCTGGGCACCTACGTCTACGTGTGGTCCGTGGACTCAGCCACGCAGCGGCTGCGCATCGACCGGCTGTTGTTGAGCGGCGGGGGCAAGGCGCTCGTCACCACGCTGCCCAATCCCTACTCGAACGACCCATCCACGTCGCCCTACGTGCAGATGTCGACCGTGTCGGCCAACGAGCTCTACTTCTCCATGGCCATCGCTGGCGAAGGGCCCGTTCCGCTGGACGTCTCGTTGTGGGTGACGAACGGCACGGCGGCGGGGACGCGCGACCTCTTCCGCCAGCTCATCCGCAGTGACGAGCACGTCTCACCTGTCTTCGCCACTGGAACGGGCCGGGTCCTCTTCAGCGGTTCGCTGACGCCCGGAGCCGCCCAGCCCTGGTTCACCCGGGGCACCGTGGGCACGACGGGGCAGCTGGCGACGGGGGTCGCCACGCCGGAAGGCTTCACCCGCTCCGGAACCCGCGTGTACTTCTACGCCATCGACGACACCGGCCGGAACCAGCTCTGGGCCGTGCCGGCGACCTTCACCTGCCCGCCGGGGTTGAGCGAAGCGCGGTAGGCAATGCCAGACACCCTCCGCCCACCGGCATGCTTCCGGTGGGCGGGGGCCTCATCGGTCTACTGGTAGGTGTCCAGGTAGGCGCGGTGGCTGTTGGAGAACTCGTAGTTCGTGAACTTGTCCCAGTTGATGGACCAGGTCATCAGCCCCTTGAAGCCCGGGTAACCACCAGCCTTGCGCAGCACGTAGGTGCCGCCGAAGGACTGGCCCTTCATCAGGTAGTCCAGCGCCTTCTGCACGTTGGCGGGCGTGGTGTAGCCGCCGCCCGCGGCCTGCGGCGAGGACGGCAGGCCGATGACGACCTGCTCCGGCCGCAGCGCGGGGAAGACGGCGCTCGCGTTGCCGCCCACGGGGAAGCCCTGGAGCAGCATCTCCGCCATGGCCACGTGGAAGTCCGGCGTGCTCTGCGCGTACGCGCGGCCGTCCAGGCCCATCACCGTGCCGGTGTTGTAGTGCTGCACGTGCAGGTACGTCAGCCGGTCGCGCAGCGCATAAATGACGGGGAGGTAGGCGCCCCACGGACCACCATACGCCGCGTAGCCGCCCTGCACGTACGCGGTCTCCGGCGCCATGGTGAGCAGGAAGCCCGCGCCGTTGTCGTTGAGCAACTGGCGCGTGCCGGCGATGAGGTGCTGGATGCGCGGCGTGGTGGGGTTGCGGAAGTCGGTGTCCCCGCCGTTGAGCGACAGCGACGCGCCCTCCAGGTCCAGGTCCAGGCCGTCAAAGCCATACGTGTTGATGAGCCCCTGCATGCTGGTGACGAAGGCCTGCCGCGCCGCTGCGTCGTCCAGGTGGATGGTGCCGTTGGCGCCACCCAGGGAGATGAGCACCTTGCGGCCCTGCGCCTTGAGCGTGGCGATGTCCGCTTTGAACTCGGCCACGGTGGCGTTGTACGGGGTGAAGCCCATGGTGCCCGACGGCGCGCCCGGCACCGGCTCCGCGAAGGCCACCTGGATGACGTTGAACTTGGAGGACACGTCGCGCAGCCGGATGTTGGTGGAGCCGTTGTCGAAGTTGTGCCAGTAGCCGACCAGCACCTTGCTGCCCGTGGGAGCGGTGTTGCCCGTCGTCACGGCGACGCTGTTGCTCGCGGCGGAGCGGTTGCCGGCCGCGTCGCGCGCCTTCGCCGTGAAGGTGTACGTGGTGTTGGCGGCGAGCCCCGTCACGGTGGCGTTCAGCGTGGTGCTGGTGGCCGCCGCGCTGGAGCCGCCGTTGACGAAGATTTCGTAGCCGGTGACGCCCACGTTGTCGCTGGACGCGTTGAACGCCAGGGACACGCTGGAGGACGTCACGCCCGTGGAGCGCAGCGAGCCGGGCGCGGTGGGGGCCTGCGTGTCCTGCGCGGGGCGGCTGGGCGTGGTGGTGCTGAACGCGGCGCTCGCGGCGGAGCGGTTGCCGGCCGCGTCGCGCGCCTTCACGGTGAACGTATAGGAGGTGTTGGCGGCCAGCCCGGTGACGGTGGCGCTCGTCGTGGTGGAGGTGGCGGAGGCGGAGGCGCCGTTGTTGACGAAGACCTCGTAGCCGGTGACGCCCACGTTGTCGGTGGACGCGCTCCAGGTCAGCGACACGCTGTCATACGTCTTGGAGGGCGAACCGACGCCAGCGGGCGCGGTGGGGGCCTGCGTGTCCGCGGGAGGATTGCCGGTGCGCTCCAGCCACAGGGCGAGCACGTTGGGCGGCTCCCAGCCCACCAGGGACGTGTGGGCCTGCCGGCAGTCGTAGCCCTTCCCTCCATAGGACGCGATGTCGCCCACGGCGTACGCGACGCCTGGGGCCCAGGCGCCCCGGTCCGCGGCCAGGGCCAGGGTGGGTAGAAGCAGCAGGAGCACGGCGAGGGCCGCGCGGGACGACGAACGAGGGGGATGCATTGGGGGAAAAGCCTCCCGGAAATGGGTCCGGGACACAGGGAGGGCGGACCCCGGGGAAGCGGGTCAAAGACCCTGAAAGATTTTCCCGAGCGGGCCTGGAAGGTTGATCAGCGAACGGAGGAGTTCGCCCTGGGGCTCAAGGTGTCCAGCAATTGGCCCAAGGTTCTAAAGTTCGTCTCCATGAAGTTTCTAGGTGAGTTGGACGAGGCCTCTCTCGCGCGGACCCAGCGGTGCAACCGTCGCCTCGCGGATCCGAACCGTCTGCAGGCCATCCGGGACACCGGGCTGATGGACACGCCCCAGGAGGAGGCCTTTGACCGCCTCGCCCGTCTGGCGGCGCAGTTGCTCAACGTCCCGCTGACCATCATGTCGCTGGTGGACTCGAACCGGCAGTTCTTCAAGGCGGACTTCGGCCTGCCCTCGCCCTTCCGGGAGACGCGGACGCTGCCCATCGACGCGTCGCTGTGCCGCTACACGCTCGAGGGGGAGCCCATCATCTCCTCGAACGCGCCCGCGGATCCGTTCCTGAAGTTCCATCCGTCCACCGGGCCCTGGGGCATCGTCGCCCTCATCGTACTGCCGTTGATCAACCCGGAAGGGCACGTGCTGGGGACCTTCTGCTGCATCCAGCCCACGGTGCGCGAGTGGACCGCGCAGGACCACCTGATCATGAAGGAGATGACGGCTTCCATCATGACGGAGATCAACCTGCGCGATCAGCTCCGGAAGCTGAAGGCCGAGCAGCGGATGCGGGACACGTTCGTCGCGGCGCTCACGCACGACCTGCGCACGCCCCTGACGGCGTCGAAGCTGAGCGTGCAGCTGCTGGGCAGGCGCCACGCGGACCTGCCGAGCGTCCAGACCTCCGTGGCCCGGGTGTCGGCGAGCCTGGACCGGGCGGAACGGATGATCCAGAACCTGCTGGACGCCAGCCGCATCAAGGCCGGCAAGCTGGTGGCGCTGGAGATGCGGGAGTGCGACCTCCACGCGGTCGCGGCCCAGACGCTGGACGAGCTCTCGGCGCTCTACCCGGGGCGCTTCGAGCTGAAGGCGGAAGGCCTGTTCACGATGCGGGCGGATCCGCTCGGGCTGCGCCGCATCGTGGAGAACCTGGCCTCCAACGCGGCGAAGTACGGCGCGCCGGGCACCCCGATTGAAGTCCGGCTGGAGCGGAACGAGAACGAGGTGCGGCTCCAGGTGCGCAACCAGGGCACGCCCATCGCCGCGGACGATCAGCAGACCATCTTCGAGCCGTTCCACCGCACGCGGTCCGCGACGGAGAGCGCGGAGAAGGGCTGGGGGCTGGGGCTGCCCCTGGTGCGAGGCCTGGCTGAAGCACACGGCGGCAAGGCCACCGTGACGAGCAGCGCCGACGAAGGGACCTGCTTCACCATCACCCTTCCGCTCGACGCGAGCGCACGGCAGCGGCTCTCGGCCTGAGGGGCTCGGAGCGCTCCGGCGCTATCCTGTCCCCATGGCCATTCCTGCCCACTACGACGCCCTCTCCACGCTGGAGCTGGCCCTCCTCGAGCTGAAGGAGGAGAGGAACTGGGCGGCGTACGAGGCGCTGCGAAAGCGGGACCGGGAGGAGGTGTTCAAAGCCGCCGTGCAGCTGCTGCGGTCTTCCTCCGCGCGGGAGCGAGCCCTGGGCGCGGATCTCCTCGTCCAGGCGACCGGCTACGACGAGGAGGCACGCCTTGAACGCGGGGCGCGGTCCGCGGACGTCCTCCTGGCCGCGCTCCCCACCGAGCAGGACGCCAGCGTCCTCCGGGCAATGGGCCACACCCTCGGCTACATCGCTGACGCCCGGGCGGTGCCCGCGCTGCGGGCCTTGAAGGACCACCTGGATTCCCGGGTCCGGCTGGGAGTCGCCTCGGGTCTGTCGCAGCACCAGGACCCCGTGGCCCTCCAGACCTTGATCGAGCTCTCCCGGGACGGGCACGCGTCCGTGCGCGAGGAGGCGATCTCCGCGCTGTCCCTCAAGGACGAGGACGCGGTGGATTCTCCAGAGCTGCGGGAGGCGTTCCTCGACCGGCTCTCGGATGAAGTCACCGACATCCGGACCGACTCCCTGATCGGGCTGGCCCGGAGGAAGGACCCTCGCGTGCGGGAGCCCCTCCGCCGTGAGCTGGAGAGACGCCCCGTCGCCATCGAGGCCATCGAGGCCGCGAGGTACCTGGAGGACGTCTCGTTCCTGCCGTTGCTCCTCGCGGT
This DNA window, taken from Corallococcus coralloides DSM 2259, encodes the following:
- the tal gene encoding transaldolase; this translates as MNPLRQLAEFGQSVWVDNLQRSYITKGTLKKLIEEDGLKGLTSNPTIFQKAVSGSDDYQDLFDAAKGQGLSGNDLYEQLAVRDVQGAADLLKPVYDATKGQDGYASLEVSPRLALDTNGTLEEARRLWKTLSRPNVMIKVPGTLPGLPAFEQLTAEGINVNVTLLFSQERYKQIAEAYVSGLEKLAASGGDVSRVASVASFFISRIDAIVDKEIEKKLKAGATPEQQKALEGLSGKVAIANAKLAYRTFKEVFGSARWKALAAKGAKVQRVLWASTSTKSPKLRDVLYVEELIGRDTVNTMPPATIDAFRDHGKVRPSLEEDLPAAEATMRQLEAAGISMKTVTDELATDGIRLFSESFDQLLSAVGEKLKKT
- a CDS encoding fibronectin type III domain-containing protein; translated protein: MHPPRSSSRAALAVLLLLLPTLALAADRGAWAPGVAYAVGDIASYGGKGYDCRQAHTSLVGWEPPNVLALWLERTGNPPADTQAPTAPAGVGSPSKTYDSVSLTWSASTDNVGVTGYEVFVNNGASASATSTTTSATVTGLAANTSYTFTVKARDAAGNRSAASAAFSTTTPSRPAQDTQAPTAPGSLRSTGVTSSSVSLAFNASSDNVGVTGYEIFVNGGSSAAATSTTLNATVTGLAANTTYTFTAKARDAAGNRSAASNSVAVTTGNTAPTGSKVLVGYWHNFDNGSTNIRLRDVSSKFNVIQVAFAEPVPGAPSGTMGFTPYNATVAEFKADIATLKAQGRKVLISLGGANGTIHLDDAAARQAFVTSMQGLINTYGFDGLDLDLEGASLSLNGGDTDFRNPTTPRIQHLIAGTRQLLNDNGAGFLLTMAPETAYVQGGYAAYGGPWGAYLPVIYALRDRLTYLHVQHYNTGTVMGLDGRAYAQSTPDFHVAMAEMLLQGFPVGGNASAVFPALRPEQVVIGLPSSPQAAGGGYTTPANVQKALDYLMKGQSFGGTYVLRKAGGYPGFKGLMTWSINWDKFTNYEFSNSHRAYLDTYQ
- a CDS encoding GAF domain-containing sensor histidine kinase, with amino-acid sequence MKFLGELDEASLARTQRCNRRLADPNRLQAIRDTGLMDTPQEEAFDRLARLAAQLLNVPLTIMSLVDSNRQFFKADFGLPSPFRETRTLPIDASLCRYTLEGEPIISSNAPADPFLKFHPSTGPWGIVALIVLPLINPEGHVLGTFCCIQPTVREWTAQDHLIMKEMTASIMTEINLRDQLRKLKAEQRMRDTFVAALTHDLRTPLTASKLSVQLLGRRHADLPSVQTSVARVSASLDRAERMIQNLLDASRIKAGKLVALEMRECDLHAVAAQTLDELSALYPGRFELKAEGLFTMRADPLGLRRIVENLASNAAKYGAPGTPIEVRLERNENEVRLQVRNQGTPIAADDQQTIFEPFHRTRSATESAEKGWGLGLPLVRGLAEAHGGKATVTSSADEGTCFTITLPLDASARQRLSA
- a CDS encoding HEAT repeat domain-containing protein gives rise to the protein MAIPAHYDALSTLELALLELKEERNWAAYEALRKRDREEVFKAAVQLLRSSSARERALGADLLVQATGYDEEARLERGARSADVLLAALPTEQDASVLRAMGHTLGYIADARAVPALRALKDHLDSRVRLGVASGLSQHQDPVALQTLIELSRDGHASVREEAISALSLKDEDAVDSPELREAFLDRLSDEVTDIRTDSLIGLARRKDPRVREPLRRELERRPVAIEAIEAARYLEDVSFLPLLLAVREAARPMDDAFEGAIDFAIECLGGRAP